Part of the Pagrus major chromosome 9, Pma_NU_1.0 genome, AGAGGGCATATGTACCAGTGTCTGACCTATACGCCATTACGTGCATTATAATTACTGTCTAGATAAGATAATTCAATGGATTCCTAACTTCTTAAGACACAATAAGGTGccagaaatattttgatatCTTAACTATGCAAGAAAATCACTGTCATGCTTTATAATTATCTGGTAAATACGGGAGAAATTAAATAGCACATTTTTAGGCCTTTTAAGTGCTTCATAACTTAGAAAAATGTATCTGCCAGTTTGCTCGATGGGAtcttaaagtaaataaataattcagcataaatgagtgtgtttattaaatgtgcttgttctttttttttttttttaaatccttctTTGTGTAAATCATTTTACTGAAAAGGGATCGAAACACTAGGCTTAAATGTACATTCTGTGTACTGTAGAAGTTAAAATGTGACTGGCTTCGAGgtatttctttgtcattcatgcaATTGTGTTACTTTTGTGATATCTTTATCTGCTAATATTACAATTTCTGTATGTGTTTAAACGTCTGTTTGTATTTGTCCTGAAATCAGATGTTTAATCTGGATTACATGtgagaacttttattttgttagaAAGTTAAAACACTACAGAATCATCTTTGTTCATACAAAGTTCTTACTTTATGGCCTGTTGGTGTAGTTGATCACTTAAACCAAAGAAGTTTCCTTCACAGCAGAAGATTCCCCTGCCACTTGAGTGTTTCAATGTACTCCTCCTGACGCTCTTATCAAGCATCTTATAAACATGCCGGCATTTCCTTTCAAAATTTAGTATTGTATACATCAATAAAGATTTTATAACATTCAAATGGTGTTTGTGcccttttttatttgctgtcCTTCAGGTCAAGTTAGATTAGTAAATGTCATTTAATACAAATGAGATAACGGTAGGCTGTAATGTTCTGTGCGTCACTCCCGTTCTGATCCCTGTGACTCCTGGAAACCTGTAGTTAAGCTTGCTGTCGCTTAGGCCACTGCGAGTTTGGAGATGACTGTAGGTCATAGCGGTGTAATCTGGTGAACCTAAGTGTAGGTGATAGGGTAGAGGAGGATTAATCTCACTGAAGGGAGTGGTTCAGTGACTCGGCCCTTATTTGCAAAGTACAGAGTGAGAGTGTCAGACTGCTTTATATTAAATCAAGATAAGACTTTGGGATCAAATAAAAGATCACTTgaaaaaaatgatctttttcattACTTACCTGAGCACTCACATCCAAACACTCAGTGTTACTTGCTGATGTTTCGGGGTATCTGTCTGAGATATATCCCTCCACCCCATCACAGTGAGGTTGAatggattttaattttttgagcTCAAACATACTGTTTAAGTTTCCTGTTAGTCTCGAGTGCAGAAAACACTAACATTTTTCATTGGAGCCACTTTGAACAGAAGaacttttgtgattttcgaagcgtaaattaaatcgctagcagtaaaaagctaacgttaggctataaacagactataTTACGGTCGCACGGCGTAACATCACTACCACTAAAcatcttactacacaattacaaTACATGTTTTCTATAACTTAATCAATATACAAGATGTAAAGTTAAGTTTGAAGATCTAGCGAGCAGACGAGTCTACGTGTTCAGTGCGATGGCGTTTAATTTCCCCCCGAcgacctctgtagtctcattcagacgcttgttagcaaccgccatttttaagacacgtaagcgctttataattaaatcGTGGGACgtttaatgatgtatttaatgttgtaCAACAAAACTgatttccaaaaatgtcctcCAAAGGAAGAATACAGCCAGGTTAAGCAGGTAAGCAAGAACCGTCGTGTCACACCACGTCACGTTACAGGAGCAAACCAAGGACATTTGCTCCACATCCAGTCACCGTAAAACGatgaaaaacatcttaaaacGAATACTACAGCATTTCTCAAGTTATGTGAGTCGTTACCGTAATAGAAAAGAGGGTAACGTGTCGACTCCGATGAGGGATTTTCTTCCCAACTTCCGTGGGTGAGCCGAGGTGTTGTGACGGAGTTTGTCTCCCCCCAATGTCCAGACTCGCGCCAACACCCTGTGCTTCTTCCGCTCGCACTACCGACCGCCATTATTATCGATGCCACAGCTACAATTAGGGAGCCAAATAACACGTTTGTGTCATTGTCGGAAATGTGTGTCCGTACGCGCCTGGAGTCACTTTATTGTTGTCACAGACAAAAAGGATCCCGGGACGGTACGAGGTAGATATAGTCACGGTGGCCGAGAGGTTAAGGCGTTGGACTCGAAATCCAATGGGGTTTCCCCGCACAGGTTCGAATCCTGTTCGTGACGTTATTCCTTTTGCTTTACGTACACGCTTAAGCAGCCACAGCTAACCAAAGCTAACCAAAACCCAGCGGATTTACAACTAATATATCTCCGTAACACGTTTTACACCGCTGAGTAACTTGTGTGCACTTACTATGTGGACGCATTTTGATCTCCAACCGCTGTGAACGCATCATTTGTCAAACGGGCAACACGTTATGTTTAATAATTAAAGTAACAATTAGCCGCGATGacattaaattaatgaataatgtGAAttcatgtgcaaaaaaaaacaaaaaaacccctcGCTGGATAGTTATACACTAAACTCTCACGTTGTCTTATTCTCGCGTTGTTTGTGAATGGAAGTCAGTTGGTTGGTACAAACCAACTATTTCGTTCTTCTTTTTTGTTAACAGGTCATCACGTTGTCTATTTATAGTTGTTACTGCATTGTACGTAGAAACACAAGCCCGATAATTGTCAGTGTGTGTCGACTCGGTTGTATAAGAGCACACAAAAAGAAGTTTCTAGCTACGTGTGACCCCCTTCTCTGTGTAGAATAATGGAACCGACCGAGTTATATAAATAGGACCGGCAGTACACGCTGACGTAGTTTTTGGGGCATTGTTGAAGCAGGGGGAAAGCGTGTAGTCAACAGCTTGGTACAGATTTTAAATAGCGTTTTTTTGGGCTTTATTATTGTCTAGGCATAAAACAACCAGGACACTTAACACAAGGCTTTTCGAAAAACTGCACCGTTACAGGGGCCATAGTTTGGATAATAGACACACTTAGACTTCCAACAAAGCATCTGACCAGACTGCGCGCTAGCAAAGCTAACAGTTCAATTTTAGTCCAAACGAGACATACAAAGGAAATGCGGGATTTTGAAAATATTAAGGAGAACAGGAGTTGTCTGACGTTTCATGGTCGTGGTGGGAGATAACCTAAGTGTTGTCACAGACAATTGCCTCCAGCTCTGGTGTAACTTGCAGCCAGTggagctaaaacaaaaaacccaaacatctCAGATTTGACTCGCGATTCTGGATCTGTCAGCCTTATTAATACTATTTTATCTGACTTCGACATCTTGGCCACATCGTTCAGTGGCTACAGGGGCTACTATTAGTGTGCCACAATACCTTATTTGAAGAATGAGGATGCCGTTATGGCGACAAGCGTGAAAAGAAAGATGCACAGAGACTCACATCCTGAAATTGAAAGAAGGTAGCTAGCTTATAGTACGAGCTAGCTTAACGCTGAGCAAAGCTAACTTATCTTGCTAGCAAATTTAGCCACACTGCTAGTGTGTCTGCTGCTTTTGAAGAGGGACTGTTGACTGTAATTTGTATTATGTGTCACCGTGTTTATGGAAATTGACTTGATGGTTATCACCGAGGAGCGGAGCCTTTTGTCTATAAACAGTTATTATAACGTTACAGTGTTTGAACTTGGCTTTAATTAGCACTCGGCTAACGGGCTAGTTAGCTTAAGCTACCGCTAACGTCGTagcctcccccccccccccacccgaTTAGAAAGTATCGACAGCCCCGCACGACTTTCAAATGAGTTTAAGTGACAGGAAAGGGACGACCAGTGGGTACTCCTCGTCGAGGCAAACCATGGCAAACCCCACAAACGAGGCCTTGTTTTTGCTAAAGGATGTGAAGCCTGGGTCgaaaaatctgaatattgtATTCATCGTATTGGAAATAGGTAAGTAAGTTAGCCTGTGGCTCTTATCCCCGCACCATCAACtcgtgtctgtttttgtcttaaaggggccagcagcagcaggaaactGTGCATTATGACACTTAACAGTTGCCTTTTCTCCTCCATTAAGGGCGAGTAACCAAAACGAAAGACGGTCATGAGGTTCGCTCATGCAAGGTGGCAGACAAGAGTGGGAGCATTGCCATCTCTGTGTGGGACGAGCTGGGCAGCCTCATTCAGCCGGGGGACATCATCAAGCTGACCAGAGGGTAGGAGTCATGTGCACTGTGGAGTGACAGATCAATGCACACACGAGCATAAATATGTGCATTTGACagataatgtcttttttttttaggtatgCATCCATATGGAAAGGCTGCCTGACCTTATacactggaagaggaggagacctACAGAAGATTGGAGAGTGAGTGGGAAGACACAAATCTATTTATACTTTGGAAAGTTCTTGTCCCTCTTTTGGAAATCTGGTTGTCAGTTCTCCTTTTCATGAACAACCACACAAgatttttgtttacatgttagCTGAAAAACCCTCATACACAACTTTATTATGTCATGAGCACATTGAGAAAGTTTTATAACTCGTTATCAGCTGTTTATATTTTCCCTAAGTACCTTTTAGCATATATaatctttaaaggggcactatgtagttttgaaagaaagaaatcagacttttaatatttacagtattaatgaggtaataatacaaactcagagactctgagagcagcttgttttactgaataaacaagctgttctcagaggaaaatgaggtccccagaacactgtttgaagctagaaaggtggcagggtccgccaaatataaacaaagtaaaagtaaactacataatgcaccttttaaTTCCAATTATTTAATGATTCAGAGAGCAGCCTTCTTTACAGTTTAATGTTTTCCTCTCTGAAGGATCTCAAATCTAAATctagaagaaggaaaaaaagcctCCGTGTTTCAAACTGTCCTAACCAAACACATAATTTCTGAGGTTTGAATGTTatgtcaacacattttttttttcccctccacagGTTCTGCATGGTGTATTCAGAAGTGCCCAACTTCAGTGAACCAAACCCAGAGCTGCTAACCCAAGGGAACCAGCAAAACAAGTCTGTGAGTATCCATACACCCACTCCCAACTTTAATATAGTAATGGGAGTATTTTGCAAATGCGGAATAACACTTGGATCAGAAAAACATACCTCTGTTTGATGGCCTGTATTATAATTGTAATTGGatcattttacatgttttatatcTTAAGTCCTCTGTCCAGCCTAACTAAACTGGTTGTAGGGTGTTAAAGATGACGTTCTCTTCCCGTAACAGGGTAAACCAGACCAGAATCAGAGGGGAAACTCTCCACCCAATCAGAATTCAGGTACACCTGCCCCACCAGGTCAGTATATATTCCTTTATCCAGtcaggaaatgtgtttgttctgtaGACTGGTACACACTGATGTTGTCAGTACAGAATGACTAGATTGTTGTGTGTGTAATTACtacagtggaaaaaaataaataaataatacaatcaatcaaaaaaatcattgtTTACTCTGCAAATCTGATTTAAATGAAGTGAGAATATGACACAGGTAGTATTGTGCcttcttttattcattcagtgTATTTTCTTAATGTGTATGGAGAGTAGGATGATCAATCAGCCttttctcacagcagacatAATATTTTTGCCATAGTAGGAAAATCCATAACATTAACAGTGGTTCTGTTCTTTTAAAGTGTCCTGGTAAGTCATGACAGGGAGCCAGCGTGCACAATGCCTGGACcctgaaacaaaatgtattaacttTATTATTCACCGTTACCATTTcatactgtgacatgtcaaagtGCCTTACGTTCCTTATGGGATGAAATGTCTTAAGGTGCCTTTATTTGTCTCTGAGGACTGACTTGTATCCTTCCTCCCACAGGTAATGGTTCCATGCCGCCAtttgccaacaacaacaacaacaacccgcCACCTGGTGCAGCCCGCGACGCTGCGTTCGGGGGCATGGGGCGACCCAACGGTCGAACACCTGGAAACGGAGCGTCTCAAGCTGCTGTCGCAGGACCCCCAACGACCGCAAAGTCGTCAGTTACCATTAGCAACGGCAGGGACCCACGGCGTGCCAAAAGATGAAATTGGGGGTTACAGGGGATCATGTGGGAAGACGATGGACGTCCCCACTTCCCCCCtgcctccttttttaaaaaaaactttcaccCCCTTCCCCATCACAGCCTGTACCGGCTCTcagaataattaattaaattaggGACTACTTGCATCTTTTTTTATACAGGCTAACATAGTCAGATGTGTCGTTTGTCATGGGTCGTAGTGCTTTCAGTAAGCAGCACAGTGTGATTGTGATCTACCACTCGATGCACTAGCAGGACTTCTTACACAGTCGAGCCCGGAGTCGTGGTTCCGCCTTCTCAGTCCACACCCTCGTCCTGGAAATCTCACTGCAAATTTGCCAGTCCTGTGCCAGTGTTACCTCCCCCTGACACTCTGTCCTAACTCCCCCCTTCTTTCCTATTATGTTCTTTCAGACTATACACCCTACTTGAACACTTGATGCACTTTCTTCTCTTAATTTATGTTTGGGCAAAAGGTTGCCTGTCatttaaatcaggaaatcagtttctgcttctttttttttttttttttagtggaaAAGGCCTTAAGTTGGTGAAAATGACTTCTTGGACTGAATGCACAAGCGACATTCTTCACGAGGGTTTTCTCCCCTCCTAACCAAACTGTATCCGAAGTGACTCTGTGACAGGAAAAGGTGTTAGTTTTGAATTTTTAATGGTAGGTAGGTTgatattaaaactgttttttcatacgacatgtttttttttcttcttgtttgccatcaattGTACCTTTTTTGATCGAGGTGGGACCACTTTAAATACTGGTTAACGGTTCACCGAATAAATTTTACAGTAACTCTGCTGCCACATTTGGTTTTCTGTAGTCTGTTTGACAGTTGAAcactataaataataataatatcaataaaatGTATGCTGAGTTGCTCATACTGCACGTTGAAAGGTTTTAAAACTGCCTTTCAAAGCAATATGACTACAGCAGATAGATTTACTGTTAATGTGCAAGGTTCCTGAATGAAGGGTTTGTTTGTAGACGGGGGGattcaaatattttctgttgactCACATGGTTTTCCACAAGTATCATAGTCAACACCCTGACACAAGAACTTTATAAAGGGTTCTGGAAACCCTCCAAATGACCACTAAGACCTGCCATTTTTGCTAGAGCTCCATGTTTCCACcagtaaatataaagtgagCCTCACACAAAACTTCATGTTTAGATTCTACAGCACCATCTAGTGCCTACAAGCATAAACTACATTTGTTACTGTAGAAAATACTCCCAACATTTGAGTCGTGGGTTGAGTATCTCGTCTTTTTTACCCCCTTTTTGTTTCAAAAGCAAGTTGTGGTAAAATCGCGCAATAAAGCAGAGCtgaggaactttttttttttaatgatttgactTCCTTTCTCACAGCGTAATGAAGACATTTATACTGTTATAAATCAAAAAGCCCTCACATGAAGTATTCCAGTTTGAAGCAATGCATTGCGTACAACAACATAACCCCCGTGTTTCCTCACATCCTTTGTTGCACCAAGCACCTAAAACACAAGTGGTCTCCGGATGTTTCATGTTGCCCATTTCACTTTTGACGCACTtgcactttttcttcttcatattGTCCAAACTGGTGTGCTAGTCGAAGAGATTAATCCACACGTCcccattttttttacaaaggaATCTGTTAGACGTAATATAACAGCTC contains:
- the nabp1a gene encoding SOSS complex subunit B2, giving the protein MSLSDRKGTTSGYSSSRQTMANPTNEALFLLKDVKPGSKNLNIVFIVLEIGRVTKTKDGHEVRSCKVADKSGSIAISVWDELGSLIQPGDIIKLTRGYASIWKGCLTLYTGRGGDLQKIGEFCMVYSEVPNFSEPNPELLTQGNQQNKSGKPDQNQRGNSPPNQNSGTPAPPGNGSMPPFANNNNNNPPPGAARDAAFGGMGRPNGRTPGNGASQAAVAGPPTTAKSSVTISNGRDPRRAKR